DNA sequence from the Selenomonas timonae genome:
GTCCGAGCGCCTTGTACGCAGGGGAGAGCACAGACCAGACCGCATGCTGGACAGGCCGTGCGCGATAGGATCGCTCGGCACAGAGCGTTGCGGTCTCCGCATCTCCATGATGGAGGAGATACTGTGCAGCAAAGATGTCCGCACGCTCGGATTCCGGTGCAGCCTTCCGATATGCAGCCAGCTGCACGAGGAAATCATCGTCGTATGCGCCGCGCTCCGAGCGGTCGAGGAGATCGTAGAAGAGCGCATGGGCACGGTCGTTGTTCTGCCAGAATACGGTGAAATCGTCCATCATAGCCTCTTTTCCAAACACTAGGCTGGCCCGCCGAACCACGCGGGACGCGCTGCGCGCATCGCGGGCCAGAACTCGCCGTTGTTGGCCGTTTCTTTGACAAAGTCCCGCGCACGCGGCCAGAAGAATGCACGCAGCTCTGCGGAGTCGATGCGATGCGCTTCCTCGAGCTCATGTCCGCGTGGATAGATGCCGGTGCGCGTAATCATGAAGTCGGCCGTTCCGTCCTCGTCAACGACCTCTTGTGTCTCCAGGCGCAGCACGTGCTCATGCGTGCGTACAGCGAGCTTATATGTCTGTCCTGGATATTGGGAGGCACTGTACACGGCGTCACGTGTCGTCCCGCCGAAGATGGCGGGAAGCTGGCCGTCAATATCGTCTGTGACGGGGTATCCGCAGAGTTTTCCAAGGGTGGGGTAAATGTCAATGGAGCTGGTGAGGTCATTGACGGTCACGCCCTCCGGCACACCGGCACCGCGCATCATCCACGCAGCGCTGGTGGAGCACTCGCTGATGACGTCGATGATGCCCGTCGAGGTGCTTCCGAATATGGCAATGCCGTGATCGGAGTAGAGGTTCACGAGGAATTCATCCTCTGTGAAATGATCCTCCAGGTAGGCGAGTAAAAGGCCAAGATTGCGGTCGGTCTGCTGCAGCCGTTCGAGATACTGCTCCTGATAGATTTTGAGGCTGGGCAAGCGAACGCTTGCCGTGTTTGCATCATGAGGGAAGAACCGCTCCGAGAGAGGCAGGTGGGTCTCGACGGCGGTATCGAATTTGAATCCGATGGCATTGTACGGATGTATGTCAAGTATATCGAGAAAGAGAAATTGGTCTGCTTCATCGAATGCCCGGATGTGACGAATTGCGGAGTCCGCGCCAAAGGAGGAGTTCAGTATCCAGGAAGCAGCAATTGCGCGATCGAATCCACGCAACACACCATGAGAAATGCCCTGTGTGGATGCTGCCGGAGCCGCGCAGTAGTAGCCGAGCGCGCTCATGCGTTCCGCGATGGTCGGCATGTTCCGCGGGAGCTCACCCCCGGCCTTTATGTTGAATATCTGCGTATGATGGGGATAACAGCCGGTCTCGATGGCGGGGTGCGCGGGCAGTGTGTACTCTGAGGTCGAGAAATGCTGATCGAAGATCACGCCGCGGGAGAAGAAACGCATGATGTTCGGCATATGTGTCGCCGCATAGGGGCGTGTCGCAGCCCATGACAGACCATCGATGAACAGATTCAGGACAACCTTGCGCCGCTGCGGGCTGTGCCCGAGGCGGATCGGAGTGCCCACAGCGTAGGGCGTATCCTCCGCGGAGCGGAGGGCAGTGTCCTCGCTGAGGCGGAAGTAGCTGAATGCCCATTTGCCGAGTGGAGTTTCCTGCGCGCCGCCCGATGCGGTGGTTACGGAGAGCGGCTGGTTTACTGCAGTTCCAGCGATCGGGATGATCGCCTCCGTGCCGGGAGGGAGCTGAATATTCGTTGTGCCGCGCACCTCCGTTGCCTTTTGCAGGTTGAAGAAGAACTCATGATGCTCGTAGCGGGAAAACGCATCCGTATGGCGCAGTGCGGACAGCATATGGCTGTGATCGGACAGACAGGAGTTTTCCGTATAAACGGCACTCCAAAAACGTGCGCTGTCGGGCGGCATCGTGAGCGGAATCTCCTCGCCGATAAAGATATCGGGACGAAAGTGCAGCGCTCCGTTCTCTAGGCAGGCACGGCCAGTCGAATTGGGCGTATACAGGCCGTTCCCCATGGCAAGGGAAAGACGCCCCAAGCCCTCCTTTACATCGGTCTCCGGCAGATTGATTACAGGTTTCGGTGCACCATAGAGGCCATAAGCACGGCCCTGTATTTCGAGCGCCTCCATCTCCCGATGGAGGGCTTTGTAAGCGGCAGCGAGGACCTTCCAGACCTCAAGATTGATGCTGCGTTTTCGATAGGCGCGCTCACCGCAAATAACTGCGGATTCTGCATCGCCATGCGCAAGTAAATAGCGTGTGGCAAAGATGTCCGCACGCTCGGATTCCGGTGCAGCCTCCCGATATGCAGCCAGCTGCACGAGGAAATCATCGTCGTATGCGCCGCGCTCCGAACGCGCGAGAAGATCGTAAAAGAGCGCAGAGGCATGCTCATCATTGCGCCAGAATATGGTGAAATCGTCCGTCATACGGCCGTCCTTTCCGTCGATTTGGCTCATACCTGCTCCGGCAGGGGAAAGCTTTCCCCGTTGTTTGCAATCTCGCGCACGAAATCGCGGGCGCGCGGGTAGAAGAACGCGCGCAGCTCTGGGGAATCCATCGCGTAGCCTTCCTCGCGTTCATGTCCGCGCGGATAGATCCCGACCTGAGCCTCTGCGAAGTCAACCGTACCGTCATCCTCGGTATAGCCACGCGTCTCAAGGCGCAGCGCATGCGTGTGTGTACGTACGGCGAGCTTGAACGTCTGTCGCGGGAAGATCGAGAGACTGTAAACTGCGTCTCGTGGGGTGCCGCCGAACACGGCGGGCAGATTGCCGTCGATGTCCTCGGCGACTGGGAAGCCTGAGAGATGTGCGAGCGTCGGATAGATGTCTGCAATGCTCGTCAGCTCGTCTGCGACCAATCCCTTTGGAATGCCCGCACCGCGCATCATCCATGCTGCGCGCGTCGAGTTCTCTCCGATGATATCAATGACGCCGCCCGTCGGCGTTGTGAATACGGAATTTCGGCGTGCCCACGGCATAGAGGGCAGCATCTGTGCCCGTCAGACGGGTTGTCTCCGTGAGGCGAAAATGACTGAATGCCCATTTCCCAAGATATGCTGCTGCGGGCGGCATATGCTCGCTCTCGATCTGCAGCTCCTGCAGGTACTGTGTTCCTGCGACGGGGAGGATGACCTCCATTCCCTCCGGAATCTCGATCGTCACCGTGCCACGGATTTCTTCCGCACGCTGCAACTGGAACGGGAAATCACGCTGCATCTTGTCGACAAAGACGGACGAATGACGTATTTCCTCGATGAGGGCACTCTTGTCTGAGAGAAAGGCGTTTTCGACATAGGCACCGACCCAGTGGCGCGCACATCCTTCGGGTGGTGTCAGCGGCAGATGCTCCCCGACAAACGCGTCGAGGATCATATATAACTCTCCGTCATTCAGTACGGCACGCGTCTGTGACAGCGGCGCACCCGTGCCAAGCCCCGTGGCGACGGAGAGGCGGTTCAGCCCCTCGATGCCGCCGCGATGGAGCAGCCCCCCATTGGAATCTCCGGCGTGAGATACCGGCCGTGCGCATAGCCGTACATTGTGAGGGCGTCCACCGTGCGCCCCAGCCTTGTGTAGATCTCAGCAAGCAGAGTCCAAACCATATAGTTCACGGGGCGTCGGGCATACGCGCGCTCCGCGCAGATGACGGCATTCTCTGCATCACCGTGGTGGAGGAGGTACTGTGCAGCGAAGATATCTGCGCGTTCTGAATCCGGCGCAGCCTCCCGATAGGCGGCAAGCTGCGCGAGGAAATCATCGTCGTATGCGCTGTGCTCTGCGCGGTCGAGGAGATCGTAAAAGAGCGCAGAGGCGTGCTCATCATTGTGCCAGAATACCGTAAAATCGTCCTGCATTTCTCCCTATCCCCTCACATGGATTACGCGTTCAGCGCATCTTCAAACACGCGGAAAAAGCCCGCAATGTCCGTCTCGTCAATCGCACCGAGAGCGCAGAGGCGGAATGTCGCTGAGGTCTGCATCTTGCCCGGATAGATCGTATAGCCGCGCTCGTAGCAGTAGTCATGCACGCGCGTGAAGTCAAAGTCCGCCGACGGATATGCAACAGCGACCACCAGTCCCGACTGGAGCTCGCGCGGGATGACCTCCGTGAGACCGAGCCGTGCAAGCCCTGCGTGGATGGCGTCAATCGTGCGCGTGTGGCGTGCCCATTTTTTCGTTTCGCCCTCGGCAAAATACTCTGCGAGGGCGCGTTTTGCCGCATAGACGGTCTGCACGGGCGGGGTAAAGCGCATCTCGCCCGTCTGCTCGAATCCCTCGTACTGCATGACGAGGTTTGTGTAGTACGAGCGCACGGGATACGCCTTTGCTGCATCGAGGACGGATTTTTTTGCGAGCACAAACGAAAGCCCCGTCATGCCCTGAATGCCCTTCTGCGCCGAGGACATACATACATCGACGTTCATTTCGTCGACGCTGAATGGGATCATGGCGTAGGTTGAGATCGTGTCCGCGATCATGACCGCGCCGTGCGCATGGGCAAGCGCACCGATCTCCCGTACGGGATTGAGGATGCCCGTACCCGTTTCCTGATGCGTTGTGTAGACGGCAGTGATGTCGGGATGCTCGATGAGTGTGCGCTCGACCGCAGCGAGATCGGGCAGCCCGTCGATTGGGAATTTCAGGTCGATATGCGGCACAGAGTAGGCACGCGCCATCTCTGCCGCCCGCGCGGAATAGGCTCCGTTGTTGACAATGAGGAGCTTTCCGTCAGCGGGGATGAGCGAGCTGACGCACGCGTCCATGCAGAGCGTACCCGAGCCGCAGAAAAGGACGGTCGTCCAGTCCGCAGGATCGGCATGGACAACCTTTAATAAATCCGTGCCAAGTTCGCGCATCAGTGCGCCAAACTCCCGCTCGCGCGGGCAGATGTCGGGGACGATCTGCGCCATCTTGACCGTGTCGGTCGTGGTCGCCGGTCCCGGGTTGAGGAGGATATTTCTCTGTATGTTCATAGTTTATTTCCGATACATAAATACGTTGAATACAAACGGGGTGTTCCAATACCCCTCCATCTCGATGGCGGGGTATTCGATGCAGAGGTTGTGTGCGCGTGCAAAATCCTCGAAGAAGGCGCGGCGGTAGAAGAACTTGCTGAGCCCCTTGTAGCGCTCATCGTAGTCGGGGATGGTGGCGCGGCGGTAAGCGAGGAAATCCTCCTCCTTCGCCGCATCGTGGAGATCAATCAGTCCGATTGCACCCGTCGTTTTCTCCAGCATGCGCGTGAGCACACGCGCGGCAAAGTCCTCGCTCGGGAAATAGGAAAAGACGCTGTTCGAGAGCGCAGCGTCGTATTTGAGCGTGGTATCGAACGCGTCTGCCTCACCGCAGGTCAGCTCGCGTGCCCCGGGGAGTACCCTGCGCGCGGTCTCGACGAGGGTGGCGGCGTAGTCCGTGCCGCCGACGACGATGCCCTCACGCTGCATGAGGTAGAGGTTCGCTCCCGCGCCGCATCCGACATCGTAGACGCTCATGCCCGGCGAGAGGTGCAACAGCTCTACAATCCGCCGCCCCTGCATGAGCAGCGAGTCGAGGGGAATGCCGCCGTCCACAACGTCAAATCCGTTGAGGCGCTTCAGTTCGAGGAATACATCCTGCCAGTCGCCCGAGAGGGCGACCTCCGCTGCCTGCCGCCGGTTCCAGACGGCTTTCCATTCATTGCTCACTATACCACCTCAATCAGTCGAATGATATCCTTGATCGGCAGCAGCGTGCTGTCGATCTCGTGTGCGCGGTGGTGCGTGAGGATGGAGCGCGCCGCGTTCTCCATCGCGGGGAAGGCACTGCGCGTGAGCTGGTTCGCGTAGATGACGATGCGCACGCCGTGCGCTGCGAGCTCTGCCTCCGTGATCGTGTTGTAGGAGGAGGGTACGGCGACAATGGGGACATTCGGATGCTTCGCACGGAAGCTGTCGCAGAATGCAATGACCTCGTCGGGCGATTTCGCGCGCGAGTGGATCATGATGCCGTCCGCACCCGCCGCAACGTAGCCCTCCGCGCGTGCGAGGGCATCGTCAAGACCCTTTTCGAGGATCAGGCTCTCGATGCGCGCGATGATCATGAACTCCTCTGTGCGCTGTGCCGCCTTGCCCGCCGCGATCTTCTCGGAGAAATTCTCGATCGTGTCCTGTGTCTGTGCGACCTCCGTGCCGAAGAGGGAGTTGCGCTTCGCGCCCGTCTTGTCCTCGATGATGACGGCAGAGACGCCGAGGCGCTCGAGGGTACGGACGTTGTAGGCAAAATGCTCCGCTGTGCCGCCCGTGTCCATGTCGAGGATGATGGGCTTCGTCGTGACATCCATGACCTCATTGATGGTCTGGATGCGGTCGGAGAGGTCGACGAGCTCGATGTCAGGCTTGCCGCGCGAGGTCGAGTCGCACAGGCTCGAGATCCACATGGCGTCGAACTGGTCAAGCCCACCGTCGCTCTCGACGACAGTCTTCTCCGCAATGAGCCCCGTGAGCCCGTTGTGCACCTCGATTGTCTTGACGATCGGCACGATCGCAAGGAGACGGCGGAGTCTCCCGCGCCGCGCCTCGGGCATTGCGAGCTGCTCGCGCATGCGCCAGTCGATGTTGCGTACCTCGGCGTTTTCGGTGTACGGCGGCTCGATGAGCTGACCGCCATAGCGCGCAAGGCATACGCATACGTTCTTGCGGATGGAGGACTCGGGTCCCTGCGCCCAGTTGCTCCCGTGCACGACGTAGTCGGGGCGCAGGCGGTCAATGATCTCGTCGTACATGATATGCTCCTGCACGACGACCTCTGCGACCTCGGGGAGCACGCGGATCATCTCCATGCGCTCTTCGAGCGTCTTCGTCGGAAAGCGGTTGTAGCGCACCATCTCCGGATCGGAGAGCACGCCGACCGTGACCTCGCCGAGCTCCGCCGCCGCACGCAGGAGGTTCCGATGCCCCTCGTGGATGATGTCGGTGCAGAAGCAGGTATATACTTTCTTCATTCTTTGTTTCCCTCTATTCCCATGATATCGTATTTCTGAGCCTCCCCCGTCTTGACGGGGGAAGCTGATTTGAGATTCCATCCGACCACGATACTAAACGCTCTTTATCCGCTCCTCGAGTGCCCGCAGCTCCTCCACTGTGTCGATCTCCCACACGTCCTCGCGCGTGCACTCCCTGATGTGCACGGAGAACTCGGGCAGATAGTATTTCAGTGCAATCTCGTCCCAGTAGAGCTGACGATAGCATTCCTCGCGGTAAAGCTCGTTTGCACACGCTGCAAGGCGCCGTCCGTCCTCTGCCGTCCAGTAGGACAGCCCGAGCATCTGGTGGCAGGGATGGTCGCTCGCCGTGTCGATGTGTGTGATCTTCCCCGCCGCGTCCGTATCGAAGCACCAGTCGTCCGTCGCCTCCACGGGGAAGGCAATGTAGTTCGTGCGCTCCTGCGTGGGGGTGATGACTGCGGGATTTGCAAGGAAGAGGTCGCCCTCGATGACGTAGCTGTCCTCGAGCAGCCCATCACGCCCCGCGAGCGCAATCGAGGAGATGTTGTTCGCCGTCTCCCAGTCGGGATTGTCGATGTAGGCGAGGTGCGGATACGCCGCGTGCAGCGCGTCAAACGCCGCCCCGCAGTAGCCCCGCACAATAGTAATCGACGAAATCCCCGCCGCGTTAAGTGCATCGAGAATGGTTGTGATAATTGGCGTGCCGTTCACGGGCACGAGCGGCTTCGGCACGCGATCCGTCAGCGGCGCGAGACGCGTCCCGCGTCCCGCTGCGAGGATCACGGCGCGCGTCACACGATGCGCACCCATCAGGCGAGCCCCATGCGCCGCATCGTCTTGCGCAGCGTCTTCTCCGCGATGTGCGTGGCACGCTCCGCGCCCTTTGCAATCTCCGCGTCGAGATACGCCTTGTCCTCCATCAGCCGCGCGTAGTTCTCTCGGATCGGGCGCAGCTCCTCGGCGACCACCGTGCCGACAGTGGTCTTGAAGTCGCCGTAGCCCTTGCCCGCGAACTCCGCCGTGATCTCCTCCATCGAATTGCCCGTGATCGCCGCGTAAATCGTCATTAGATTGTTAATGCCATCCTTGCCCTCACGGAACGCGACCTCCGCCTCGCTGTCCGTCACGGCGGACTTGAATTTCTTGAGGATTGTCTTCTCATCGTCGAGAATGTAAATCGTCGCCTTTGCGTTCTCGTCCGATTTGCTCATCTTTGCCGTCGGCTCCTGTAGGCTCATGACGCGCGCGCCCGCCTTCGGGAAATAGCCCTCAGGCAGGCGGAACGTCTCGCCGTAGACGTGGTTGAAGCGCGCTGCGACATTGCGCGTGAACTCGAGGTGCTGCGTCTGATCTGCGCCGACGGGCACGTAGTCCGCCTGATAGAGCAGGATGTCGCCCGCCATCAGCGCGGGGTACGTGAACAGACCCGCGTTGATGTCCTCGGGGTGCTTCGCCGACTTGTCCTTGAACTGCGTCATGCGCGAGAGATCGCCGAACGGGCTGAGACAGGACAGCATCCAGCCCATCTGCGCGTGCGCGGGCACGTGGCTCTGGATGAAGACGAGGCTCTCGTCGGGATCGAGCCCGCACGCGAGGAGCAGCGCGAACGCCTCACGGCTCGCCTTGCGCCGTGCAGCAGGCTCGTGGTACACCGTCAGCGCGTGCAGATCGGCGACAAAATAATAGCAGTCATACTCCTCCTGCAAGCGCCGCCAGTTCTTCACCGCGCCGAGATAGTTGCCGAGGGTGAATGTGCCGGTGGGCTGGATGCCGCTCAGAATAATCTTGCGGCGGGGGGTGACTGCGTTCGTGTCGTTCATGACGTACCTTCCTTTATCTGTAGAATGTTTCTCCATTATATACCATTAAAGCGGTATAAGCAAAGGAAGAATCGCCTGTGCCTGTGCGCAGGTATCCGCAGCAGCAAAATGTGAAATTTTCCTACCAAGGATCAACAAAGCCTCGCTGAATTTCATACAAATCCCTCCTGATTTATTTTCCAACAAAAAAGACTGCTGCACAAATGTTTCGTACAGCAGTCCCTGCTTTTTATTTATTTAGCCAACCGCGTGCCCCAGAAGC
Encoded proteins:
- a CDS encoding sulfatase-like hydrolase/transferase, with translation MTDDFTIFWRNDEHASALFYDLLARSERGAYDDDFLVQLAAYREAAPESERADIFATRYLLAHGDAESAVICGERAYRKRSINLEVWKVLAAAYKALHREMEALEIQGRAYGLYGAPKPVINLPETDVKEGLGRLSLAMGNGLYTPNSTGRACLENGALHFRPDIFIGEEIPLTMPPDSARFWSAVYTENSCLSDHSHMLSALRHTDAFSRYEHHEFFFNLQKATEVRGTTNIQLPPGTEAIIPIAGTAVNQPLSVTTASGGAQETPLGKWAFSYFRLSEDTALRSAEDTPYAVGTPIRLGHSPQRRKVVLNLFIDGLSWAATRPYAATHMPNIMRFFSRGVIFDQHFSTSEYTLPAHPAIETGCYPHHTQIFNIKAGGELPRNMPTIAERMSALGYYCAAPAASTQGISHGVLRGFDRAIAASWILNSSFGADSAIRHIRAFDEADQFLFLDILDIHPYNAIGFKFDTAVETHLPLSERFFPHDANTASVRLPSLKIYQEQYLERLQQTDRNLGLLLAYLEDHFTEDEFLVNLYSDHGIAIFGSTSTGIIDVISECSTSAAWMMRGAGVPEGVTVNDLTSSIDIYPTLGKLCGYPVTDDIDGQLPAIFGGTTRDAVYSASQYPGQTYKLAVRTHEHVLRLETQEVVDEDGTADFMITRTGIYPRGHELEEAHRIDSAELRAFFWPRARDFVKETANNGEFWPAMRAARPAWFGGPA
- a CDS encoding phosphocholine cytidylyltransferase family protein, which translates into the protein MGAHRVTRAVILAAGRGTRLAPLTDRVPKPLVPVNGTPIITTILDALNAAGISSITIVRGYCGAAFDALHAAYPHLAYIDNPDWETANNISSIALAGRDGLLEDSYVIEGDLFLANPAVITPTQERTNYIAFPVEATDDWCFDTDAAGKITHIDTASDHPCHQMLGLSYWTAEDGRRLAACANELYREECYRQLYWDEIALKYYLPEFSVHIRECTREDVWEIDTVEELRALEERIKSV
- the aepX gene encoding phosphoenolpyruvate mutase, whose product is MKKVYTCFCTDIIHEGHRNLLRAAAELGEVTVGVLSDPEMVRYNRFPTKTLEERMEMIRVLPEVAEVVVQEHIMYDEIIDRLRPDYVVHGSNWAQGPESSIRKNVCVCLARYGGQLIEPPYTENAEVRNIDWRMREQLAMPEARRGRLRRLLAIVPIVKTIEVHNGLTGLIAEKTVVESDGGLDQFDAMWISSLCDSTSRGKPDIELVDLSDRIQTINEVMDVTTKPIILDMDTGGTAEHFAYNVRTLERLGVSAVIIEDKTGAKRNSLFGTEVAQTQDTIENFSEKIAAGKAAQRTEEFMIIARIESLILEKGLDDALARAEGYVAAGADGIMIHSRAKSPDEVIAFCDSFRAKHPNVPIVAVPSSYNTITEAELAAHGVRIVIYANQLTRSAFPAMENAARSILTHHRAHEIDSTLLPIKDIIRLIEVV
- the trpS gene encoding tryptophan--tRNA ligase — protein: MNDTNAVTPRRKIILSGIQPTGTFTLGNYLGAVKNWRRLQEEYDCYYFVADLHALTVYHEPAARRKASREAFALLLACGLDPDESLVFIQSHVPAHAQMGWMLSCLSPFGDLSRMTQFKDKSAKHPEDINAGLFTYPALMAGDILLYQADYVPVGADQTQHLEFTRNVAARFNHVYGETFRLPEGYFPKAGARVMSLQEPTAKMSKSDENAKATIYILDDEKTILKKFKSAVTDSEAEVAFREGKDGINNLMTIYAAITGNSMEEITAEFAGKGYGDFKTTVGTVVAEELRPIRENYARLMEDKAYLDAEIAKGAERATHIAEKTLRKTMRRMGLA
- a CDS encoding 2-aminoethylphosphonate aminotransferase: MNIQRNILLNPGPATTTDTVKMAQIVPDICPREREFGALMRELGTDLLKVVHADPADWTTVLFCGSGTLCMDACVSSLIPADGKLLIVNNGAYSARAAEMARAYSVPHIDLKFPIDGLPDLAAVERTLIEHPDITAVYTTHQETGTGILNPVREIGALAHAHGAVMIADTISTYAMIPFSVDEMNVDVCMSSAQKGIQGMTGLSFVLAKKSVLDAAKAYPVRSYYTNLVMQYEGFEQTGEMRFTPPVQTVYAAKRALAEYFAEGETKKWARHTRTIDAIHAGLARLGLTEVIPRELQSGLVVAVAYPSADFDFTRVHDYCYERGYTIYPGKMQTSATFRLCALGAIDETDIAGFFRVFEDALNA
- a CDS encoding class I SAM-dependent methyltransferase; the encoded protein is MSNEWKAVWNRRQAAEVALSGDWQDVFLELKRLNGFDVVDGGIPLDSLLMQGRRIVELLHLSPGMSVYDVGCGAGANLYLMQREGIVVGGTDYAATLVETARRVLPGARELTCGEADAFDTTLKYDAALSNSVFSYFPSEDFAARVLTRMLEKTTGAIGLIDLHDAAKEEDFLAYRRATIPDYDERYKGLSKFFYRRAFFEDFARAHNLCIEYPAIEMEGYWNTPFVFNVFMYRK